A portion of the Calothrix sp. 336/3 genome contains these proteins:
- a CDS encoding glycoside hydrolase 100 family protein, whose product MQVEDLVTNNKIETEAWEALDKSILYYRGVPVGTLAAVDSTVESLNYDQCFIRDFVSSALLFLIQGRTDIVRNFLEETLKLQPKEKALDAYKPGRGLIPASFKVISENGEEFLEADFGEHAIARVTPVDSCLWWLILLRAYVVATKDISLAHQPEFQNGIRLIMELCLANRFDMYPTLLVPDGACMIDRRMGIYGHPLEIQVLFYAAMRAAGELLICQGNQDIVTAIDKRLPLLCGHIRQHYWIDINRLNAIYRFKGEEYGVKAVNLFNIYADSLPYYELDKWLPRKGGFLAGNVGPSQLDTRFFSLGNLMAIISDLATEEQSQAIMTLIEKRWDDLVGDMPMKICFPALENQDYKIVTGCDPKNIPWSYHNGGSWPVLMWMLAAAAVKTKRLNLAEKAIEVALFRLSGDEWPEYYDGKKGRLIGKQARKYQTWTIAGFLLAKELLKNPQHLPLVSFDKLPSELVSRACQLEFNSIDPVAS is encoded by the coding sequence ATGCAAGTAGAAGACTTGGTGACAAATAACAAAATTGAAACAGAAGCTTGGGAAGCATTGGATAAATCAATTCTCTACTATCGCGGAGTTCCTGTGGGAACTTTAGCTGCTGTTGATAGTACAGTAGAATCACTAAACTATGACCAATGTTTTATTCGAGATTTTGTCTCTTCTGCTTTACTTTTTTTAATTCAAGGAAGAACAGATATTGTCCGTAACTTCCTAGAAGAAACGTTAAAGTTACAACCTAAAGAAAAAGCATTAGATGCTTACAAACCTGGTCGGGGTTTAATTCCTGCTAGCTTTAAAGTTATCAGTGAAAATGGTGAAGAATTTCTAGAGGCAGATTTTGGAGAACACGCGATCGCCAGGGTGACACCTGTAGATTCTTGTCTCTGGTGGTTAATATTATTACGTGCCTATGTGGTTGCCACTAAGGATATTTCCCTCGCACATCAACCTGAATTCCAAAATGGTATCAGGTTAATCATGGAACTTTGCTTGGCGAATCGGTTTGATATGTATCCGACGCTCCTAGTTCCCGATGGTGCTTGTATGATTGACCGACGTATGGGTATTTACGGTCATCCCCTAGAAATTCAAGTATTATTCTATGCTGCCATGCGTGCCGCAGGGGAATTACTGATTTGTCAAGGAAATCAAGATATAGTAACTGCCATAGATAAACGTCTACCTTTGTTGTGTGGTCATATTCGTCAACACTACTGGATAGATATTAACCGTCTGAATGCAATTTATCGCTTTAAGGGTGAAGAATACGGCGTGAAAGCTGTTAACCTGTTTAATATTTATGCAGATTCCTTGCCCTACTATGAACTAGATAAATGGCTACCTCGCAAAGGTGGTTTCCTTGCGGGAAATGTCGGACCATCCCAGTTAGACACCCGCTTTTTCTCCTTGGGAAATCTGATGGCGATTATTTCTGACCTTGCTACAGAGGAACAATCCCAAGCCATTATGACATTGATTGAGAAGCGTTGGGATGACTTAGTTGGGGATATGCCAATGAAAATTTGCTTCCCTGCTCTGGAGAATCAAGACTATAAAATAGTTACTGGTTGTGACCCCAAAAATATTCCTTGGTCTTATCATAATGGTGGTAGCTGGCCCGTTTTAATGTGGATGCTGGCAGCTGCGGCAGTCAAAACTAAGCGTTTGAATTTAGCCGAGAAAGCTATCGAAGTCGCTCTGTTTCGTTTAAGTGGTGACGAGTGGCCCGAATACTATGATGGTAAGAAAGGAAGACTAATTGGTAAGCAAGCGAGAAAATATCAAACTTGGACGATCGCCGGCTTTTTATTGGCTAAGGAATTGTTAAAAAATCCCCAGCATTTACCCTTAGTTAGCTTCGACAAATTACCCTCAGAGTTGGTATCTCGTGCCTGTCAGTTAGAGTTTAATAGTATTGACCCTGTAGCTTCCTAA
- a CDS encoding Coenzyme F420 hydrogenase/dehydrogenase, beta subunit C-terminal domain, with product MTSVEFPKHKKAKALKPGSRRPAKELCSECGLCDTYYVHYVKEACAFINQQFDNLETQTHQRTRDLDNPDELYFGVHQEMMAARKKEPIPGAQWTGIVSSLAIEMLNRGMVEGVVCVQNTKEDRFQPMPVIARTPEEILAARVNKPTLSPNLSILEQIEESGMKRLLVIGVGCQIQALRAVEKQLGLEKLYVLGTPCVDNVTRAGLQKFLDTTSRSPDTVVYYEFMQDFRVHFKHEDGSVELVPFFGLNTKELKDVFAPSCMSCFDYVNSLADIVVGYMGAPFGWQWIMVRNDTGKEMLELIKDQINTQPVMSQGDRKAAVQQSIPAYDKGVTLPMWAAKLMGVVIEKIGPKGLEYARFSIDSHFTRNYLYVKRNYPEKLAAHVPEFAKRIVRQYKLPD from the coding sequence ATGACTTCGGTAGAATTTCCCAAACACAAAAAAGCCAAAGCCCTCAAACCTGGTAGTCGTCGCCCTGCCAAGGAATTATGCAGTGAATGTGGATTATGTGATACATATTATGTTCACTATGTCAAGGAAGCTTGTGCATTTATTAATCAACAGTTTGATAATCTGGAAACCCAAACCCACCAACGCACCCGCGATTTAGACAACCCAGACGAGCTATATTTCGGTGTTCATCAAGAAATGATGGCAGCACGGAAAAAAGAACCGATTCCCGGCGCACAATGGACAGGTATCGTCAGTTCCTTGGCAATTGAGATGCTAAATCGGGGTATGGTAGAAGGGGTGGTATGCGTGCAAAATACCAAGGAAGATAGATTTCAACCCATGCCCGTCATTGCTCGTACCCCGGAAGAAATACTGGCAGCACGGGTAAATAAGCCAACCCTCTCCCCCAATCTTTCGATTCTCGAACAGATAGAAGAGTCGGGAATGAAACGCCTTTTAGTGATTGGTGTTGGTTGTCAAATTCAAGCTTTACGAGCAGTAGAAAAGCAATTGGGATTAGAAAAACTCTATGTTCTGGGTACTCCCTGCGTAGATAATGTTACCCGTGCTGGCTTACAAAAATTCCTCGATACCACTAGCCGATCGCCAGACACCGTTGTCTATTACGAATTCATGCAAGATTTTCGTGTCCATTTCAAACATGAAGATGGTTCGGTGGAATTGGTTCCTTTCTTCGGTTTGAATACTAAGGAACTCAAGGATGTATTTGCCCCTTCCTGTATGAGTTGCTTTGACTACGTTAATTCCTTAGCTGATATTGTTGTCGGGTACATGGGCGCTCCCTTCGGTTGGCAGTGGATTATGGTGCGTAATGATACAGGGAAGGAGATGTTGGAATTAATCAAAGACCAAATCAATACCCAACCTGTGATGTCCCAGGGAGACAGAAAAGCTGCGGTGCAACAAAGTATACCTGCCTATGATAAAGGTGTCACCCTGCCAATGTGGGCGGCAAAACTCATGGGGGTAGTGATTGAGAAAATTGGTCCCAAGGGTTTAGAATATGCGCGATTTTCCATAGATTCTCATTTCACCCGCAATTATTTATACGTAAAACGTAATTACCCGGAAAAACTGGCGGCGCATGTTCCCGAATTTGCCAAGCGGATTGTGCGGCAGTATAAATTACCAGATTAG
- a CDS encoding proton extrusion protein PcxA: MNNLGFGQKIYSFLVSAYKWYLWTPERSVEAAYQAALKIKALEDEHFQGNQISFENTSYSSSILDYFETDLQKHLKTVRMRLTEFQSSRFFLNESNQETAAKYGVQYSSEAVILEKLKIIDDITAKYTRLKIDDISEPQIKKNSQAIVPLNNNIKQANNKDISKANTTGVLPRSIFNTFSRLQIELDPKSEEDIVRNFRKSQRRTLISVRFLLLLIIVPTLTHQISKTFLVGPIINHVRHSEQVSIFINQEMEEEALEELQRFEERIKFENIIGMLAPISPEQMEVKVKEKAEEIATEYRRESANAIKNVFADICSVIAFVILLIASKREIVILKDFFDHIVYGLSDSAKAFIIILFTDVFVGFHSPHGWEVILEGLSRHWGLPANHDFIFLFIATFPVILDTIFKYWIFRYLNRISPSAVATYHNMNE, from the coding sequence ATGAATAATTTGGGATTTGGTCAGAAAATTTACTCATTCCTGGTGTCTGCTTATAAATGGTACCTATGGACACCTGAACGTTCTGTAGAAGCAGCTTATCAAGCAGCATTAAAAATCAAAGCTTTAGAAGATGAGCATTTCCAGGGGAATCAGATTAGTTTCGAGAATACGAGTTACAGTAGTAGTATATTAGATTATTTTGAGACAGATTTACAAAAGCATTTGAAGACGGTGAGAATGCGATTGACAGAGTTTCAATCTAGCCGTTTTTTTCTCAACGAATCTAATCAGGAAACCGCAGCTAAATATGGTGTACAGTACTCCTCAGAAGCGGTGATTTTAGAAAAGCTGAAAATAATTGATGACATCACAGCGAAATATACAAGGCTAAAGATCGATGATATTTCTGAGCCTCAAATAAAGAAAAATAGTCAGGCGATAGTCCCTTTAAATAATAACATTAAACAGGCGAATAATAAAGATATCAGTAAAGCGAATACAACGGGTGTACTACCGCGTTCTATTTTTAATACTTTCAGTCGTCTGCAAATAGAATTAGACCCCAAGTCAGAGGAAGATATTGTCAGAAATTTTCGCAAGTCCCAACGACGCACCTTAATTTCTGTGAGATTTCTGCTGTTATTAATTATCGTTCCGACTCTGACTCACCAGATATCGAAAACTTTTCTTGTGGGTCCGATAATTAATCATGTGAGACATTCGGAACAGGTGTCAATATTTATCAATCAGGAGATGGAAGAGGAAGCACTAGAAGAGCTACAAAGATTTGAAGAAAGAATCAAGTTTGAAAATATTATTGGCATGTTAGCACCGATTTCTCCAGAACAGATGGAGGTGAAAGTGAAGGAGAAAGCTGAGGAGATTGCTACGGAATATAGAAGGGAAAGTGCCAACGCGATTAAAAATGTGTTTGCGGATATTTGTTCGGTGATTGCTTTTGTAATTCTCCTCATTGCCAGTAAGCGGGAGATTGTCATCCTCAAGGATTTCTTTGACCATATTGTGTATGGTTTAAGTGATAGTGCCAAAGCATTTATTATTATATTATTTACAGATGTGTTCGTAGGTTTTCACTCTCCCCATGGTTGGGAGGTAATTCTTGAAGGGTTATCTCGTCATTGGGGATTGCCAGCAAATCATGATTTTATTTTCTTATTTATTGCGACTTTCCCCGTAATTCTCGATACAATTTTCAAATATTGGATTTTCCGCTATTTAAATCGGATTTCACCCTCCGCAGTCGCCACATATCACAACATGAATGAGTAA
- a CDS encoding murein transglycosylase A: MKLLQKTLRSSLVAFPLAFVIVIALGQKFSNRELSPVQCQLRRWYIPTSIEKKPNLPLVNLTKSPFPCCAGDNSCFDQQLWGENQQGADKKALLISLEQSLKYLQTDRAGKTYANYPIKEITRQRVINSLTRFRQLLIKSKSAAELNAAVSREFVFYQSVGKDNQGTVLFTAYYEPLYLASRVPTQEFRYPIYRVPQDFKSWQRPHPTRLELEGADALQASQGKLRGTELFWLRDRLEAYMIHIQGSARLQLTDGTQTTVGYAASTAYNYRSIGRELGNDGKLPLGMITMPLIIEYFQKHPQDLNIYIPRDRSFVFFQENYGNPATGSISVPLTSDRSIATDKSLMPPGALALIRANFPFSLPQGAMEHRVVSRYVLDQDTGGAIKGAGRVDYFVGTGKIAGDRAGVTVSNGQLYYLLLK; this comes from the coding sequence ATGAAACTACTACAAAAAACTCTTAGAAGTAGTTTAGTTGCTTTTCCCTTAGCATTTGTGATCGTGATTGCCCTAGGGCAAAAATTCAGCAATAGAGAATTAAGTCCAGTACAATGTCAATTGCGACGTTGGTATATCCCGACATCTATAGAAAAAAAGCCGAATCTTCCCTTAGTCAATTTAACAAAATCACCCTTTCCCTGTTGTGCGGGGGATAATTCTTGTTTTGATCAGCAGTTATGGGGAGAAAATCAGCAAGGTGCAGACAAAAAAGCTTTATTAATTTCCTTAGAACAGAGTTTAAAGTATTTACAAACAGATAGAGCTGGCAAAACCTATGCAAATTACCCTATCAAAGAAATTACCCGACAGCGTGTCATTAATAGCTTAACCAGATTTCGTCAATTATTAATCAAATCCAAATCTGCGGCAGAATTAAACGCTGCTGTCAGTCGAGAATTTGTATTCTATCAATCTGTAGGTAAGGATAATCAAGGTACAGTTTTATTTACTGCTTATTACGAACCCCTATACCTTGCTAGTCGTGTACCAACTCAGGAATTTCGCTATCCGATTTATCGTGTTCCTCAGGATTTTAAATCTTGGCAACGACCACACCCAACTCGTTTAGAATTAGAAGGTGCCGACGCTTTGCAAGCTAGTCAGGGAAAATTACGAGGTACAGAATTATTTTGGTTGCGCGATCGCCTGGAAGCTTATATGATTCATATCCAGGGTTCCGCACGTTTACAGCTCACCGATGGTACCCAGACTACCGTCGGTTATGCAGCTAGTACAGCCTATAATTATCGAAGTATTGGGCGAGAATTGGGCAATGATGGTAAGTTACCCCTAGGGATGATTACTATGCCCCTAATTATCGAATATTTTCAAAAACATCCCCAGGATTTAAATATTTATATCCCCCGCGATCGCAGTTTTGTCTTTTTCCAAGAAAATTACGGCAACCCCGCAACAGGTTCTATTAGCGTTCCATTAACTAGCGATCGCTCCATCGCTACAGATAAGTCTCTCATGCCTCCCGGCGCTTTGGCTCTCATCCGCGCAAATTTTCCCTTTTCCCTACCCCAGGGAGCAATGGAACATCGGGTTGTCAGTCGCTACGTTTTAGACCAAGATACAGGGGGAGCAATTAAGGGAGCAGGTAGGGTAGATTACTTTGTCGGTACAGGAAAAATTGCTGGCGATCGCGCTGGTGTTACAGTCAGCAATGGACAGTTATACTATCTACTACTGAAGTAA
- a CDS encoding DapH/DapD/GlmU-related protein, which produces MRHQTTILHKIKRLTEVLLTNLLGEIPAIFMGTIIRNIAYKFIFPQVGKIVYIQNGVEFLGCRCIRLGNYVRVHRGTHINATGHQDNLIDFADGVQLQQGVNIKALNNTRIFIDEDTYLGSYVCLAGPGNITIGKYCLIAANSGIFANNHIFTDPTKTIDSQGVTRAGIVIEDDCWLGHGVTVLDGVTIGKGSVIGAGSVVTKNIPPYSVAVGVPARVIRSRNSNEVVKLDINSVASESQYF; this is translated from the coding sequence ATGCGTCATCAAACAACTATTCTCCACAAAATAAAACGTTTAACAGAGGTTTTATTAACTAACTTATTGGGTGAAATTCCAGCTATTTTCATGGGGACAATAATTAGAAATATTGCCTATAAATTTATTTTTCCCCAGGTTGGCAAAATAGTTTATATCCAAAATGGAGTAGAATTTTTAGGTTGTCGTTGCATTCGACTAGGGAATTATGTGCGTGTCCATCGAGGAACACATATTAATGCTACTGGTCATCAAGATAATCTGATTGACTTCGCAGATGGTGTACAATTACAGCAAGGTGTGAATATCAAAGCTTTAAATAATACTCGCATATTTATAGATGAAGATACCTATCTTGGTTCCTATGTTTGTCTGGCTGGACCAGGAAATATCACCATTGGTAAATACTGTTTAATTGCAGCTAATTCTGGCATATTTGCAAATAATCATATCTTCACCGACCCCACAAAAACTATCGATTCCCAAGGAGTGACTCGCGCAGGAATTGTAATTGAAGATGACTGTTGGTTAGGACATGGAGTCACCGTCTTAGATGGAGTCACTATTGGTAAGGGAAGTGTGATTGGTGCAGGTTCTGTTGTGACTAAAAATATCCCTCCCTATTCGGTTGCAGTTGGTGTACCTGCGCGAGTTATTAGAAGTCGTAATAGCAATGAAGTAGTCAAGTTAGATATCAACTCAGTGGCAAGTGAATCTCAATACTTTTGA
- a CDS encoding acyltransferase: MNQIPETSPKRLRLHYLDGLRGIAALYVVLVHIEPEIAGKSSQFWLVFDKILRYGAFSVVIFIVLSGYVLMLPVSRSQDGHISGTLVDYIKRRSRRILPPYYAALFLSLLLAFIILGLEQFTSFKWDEIAGKGAFSPRFTFIDVISHLFLVHNLSSTTHMTINPPMWSVATEWQMYFIFPFVLLPIWRRFGLIRTVIAAFVIGLAPVYLFNGLLESASPWFLGIFALGMVASEIGFSQKPQLVSMRKHLPWGWLTITMTIVGFLTEWQKFALPIWIGQSFLGAAGGCLFIYCTKIIVEGKKQPFLLQLLEHPQIVTLGTISYSLYLTHGPVLVLLRYWLFHLNLSADVFAILSFTLGVFVSLLVAYPFHVLFERPFMSAFIKKS; the protein is encoded by the coding sequence ATGAATCAAATACCAGAAACATCACCCAAAAGATTACGATTACATTATTTAGATGGGTTAAGGGGAATCGCTGCTCTGTATGTTGTCCTTGTTCATATAGAACCAGAAATAGCCGGGAAATCATCACAGTTCTGGCTAGTTTTTGATAAAATTCTCAGATATGGAGCCTTTTCAGTAGTTATTTTCATTGTTTTATCTGGCTATGTCTTAATGTTGCCAGTATCCCGTTCTCAAGATGGTCATATCTCTGGGACTTTAGTTGATTATATTAAACGGCGATCGCGGCGCATCTTACCACCCTATTATGCTGCCCTATTTCTTTCCTTACTCCTAGCATTTATCATCCTCGGTTTAGAACAATTTACCAGCTTTAAATGGGACGAAATTGCCGGAAAAGGAGCATTTTCCCCTCGCTTCACATTCATTGATGTCATTTCCCACCTCTTCCTAGTTCATAACCTCAGTTCCACTACCCACATGACAATCAACCCACCGATGTGGAGTGTGGCAACCGAGTGGCAGATGTATTTCATCTTTCCCTTTGTTCTCTTACCAATTTGGCGACGTTTTGGTTTAATTAGAACAGTCATCGCTGCATTTGTCATCGGTTTAGCACCGGTATACCTATTTAATGGATTACTAGAATCCGCTTCACCTTGGTTTTTAGGTATCTTTGCTCTCGGAATGGTAGCATCGGAAATCGGATTTTCTCAAAAACCACAATTAGTCAGTATGAGGAAACACCTACCCTGGGGGTGGTTAACTATTACCATGACAATAGTTGGTTTTCTTACAGAGTGGCAGAAATTTGCTTTACCCATTTGGATTGGTCAAAGTTTTTTGGGTGCAGCTGGTGGTTGTCTATTTATTTACTGCACCAAGATAATAGTGGAAGGTAAAAAACAGCCATTTCTATTGCAGCTACTAGAACATCCTCAGATAGTTACCCTCGGTACGATTTCCTATAGCTTATACCTCACCCATGGTCCCGTTTTAGTATTACTCCGCTACTGGTTGTTTCACCTGAATTTATCTGCGGATGTGTTCGCTATCCTATCCTTTACTTTAGGTGTCTTTGTCTCCCTATTAGTTGCCTATCCCTTCCATGTACTATTTGAGCGCCCTTTCATGTCTGCGTTCATCAAAAAAAGCTAA
- a CDS encoding polysaccharide deacetylase family protein: MMKIQFASAYPIIYRLLAPTFPGCLWGGNRNSCDIALSFDDGPHPQYTAQLLQVLDKYQVTASFFWLGLWVQRYPEIAREVSDRQHWIGLHGYDHQNFPLLSSQELQESLLRTQEAIYHSCNLHPSQVRDVRPPNGLFTPQTLKLLNEWNYRPVMWSVVPEDWVRPGVEVAVNRVMQQVTGGSLIVLHDGMFGGQDVAATAEILIPRLLQQGYNFVSVDDLWRS; the protein is encoded by the coding sequence ATGATGAAAATCCAGTTTGCCTCGGCATATCCAATAATTTATCGTTTGCTGGCTCCGACTTTTCCGGGGTGTCTGTGGGGTGGGAATCGGAATTCCTGTGATATTGCCTTGTCTTTTGATGATGGTCCCCATCCGCAATACACAGCACAACTATTGCAGGTATTAGATAAATATCAAGTCACAGCTAGTTTTTTTTGGTTAGGGTTATGGGTGCAACGTTATCCAGAAATTGCGCGGGAGGTGAGCGATCGCCAACATTGGATTGGATTACACGGTTACGATCATCAGAATTTTCCCTTGCTCTCTTCCCAGGAATTACAGGAAAGCTTACTCAGAACCCAGGAAGCTATCTATCATAGTTGCAATTTGCACCCTTCTCAAGTCAGAGATGTGCGTCCACCCAACGGATTATTTACTCCCCAGACTCTGAAACTTCTAAATGAGTGGAACTATCGACCTGTGATGTGGAGTGTAGTTCCGGAAGACTGGGTACGTCCGGGGGTTGAGGTGGCTGTGAATCGGGTGATGCAGCAAGTTACAGGTGGTTCTTTGATAGTTTTGCACGATGGAATGTTTGGTGGACAAGATGTTGCTGCAACTGCGGAAATCCTTATCCCACGTCTGTTGCAACAAGGTTATAATTTCGTCTCTGTTGACGATTTATGGCGCTCTTAG
- a CDS encoding calcium-binding protein, producing the protein MENTTKQGLTKVHNLPSYAFNLHQQGKDKMANIYGNNYANNLYGTYYADNIYGYGGNDYISAGSGNDWVDGGTGNDTIYGGAGNDTLYGWYGNDYLNGGDGNDYLNGGDGNDYLDGWTGNDVIYGGDGNDTLYGYTGNDYLSGGYNNDKLYGESGNDTLVGGYGYDTLVGGSGADKFVFNNKFEGVDVIKDFDWKTDGDKIQVSKYGFGATSLNQFHYNSSNGALSFQGTTFAIIENKPSGFNVNYDLQLV; encoded by the coding sequence ATGGAAAACACAACGAAACAAGGTTTGACAAAGGTTCACAACTTACCTAGTTACGCATTCAACTTACATCAACAAGGAAAGGACAAAATGGCTAATATTTACGGCAACAACTACGCTAACAACCTCTACGGAACCTACTACGCAGACAATATTTATGGTTACGGTGGCAATGACTACATCTCTGCTGGTAGTGGCAACGACTGGGTAGATGGTGGTACAGGTAATGATACCATCTACGGTGGTGCTGGTAACGATACCCTCTACGGTTGGTATGGTAATGACTACCTGAATGGTGGAGATGGTAATGACTACCTGAATGGTGGAGATGGTAACGACTACCTAGATGGTTGGACTGGTAACGATGTTATCTATGGTGGAGATGGTAACGACACCCTCTATGGTTACACTGGAAACGACTATCTCAGTGGTGGATATAATAACGACAAACTGTATGGTGAAAGTGGAAATGACACCTTGGTAGGTGGTTATGGTTACGATACCCTAGTTGGTGGCTCTGGTGCAGACAAATTCGTCTTCAACAACAAGTTTGAAGGTGTTGATGTCATCAAAGACTTTGACTGGAAGACTGATGGGGATAAAATCCAAGTTTCCAAATACGGTTTTGGTGCTACTTCTCTCAACCAGTTCCATTACAATAGTAGCAATGGTGCGTTGTCTTTCCAAGGTACTACCTTTGCCATCATCGAAAACAAACCTTCTGGTTTCAACGTGAATTACGACCTACAATTAGTCTAA
- a CDS encoding calcium-binding protein, translating to MTNIYGDNYDNDLSGDYSSDKIYGLGGNDYIQAGHGSDTVYGGTGNDTLIGWLGDDYLYGEDGNDKLYGGEGYDILYGGNGKDTLYGGNGNDTLYGGNGDDYLDGDSGSDYISGGNGKDILYGGDYNSLYGESGNDTLVGGAGADKFVFNNKYEGVDVIKDFSWKEGDKIQVSKYGFGATSLNQFHYNSSNGALSYQGTTFAIIENKPSGFNVGLDLQFV from the coding sequence ATGACTAATATTTATGGTGACAACTATGATAACGATCTCTCCGGAGATTACAGCTCAGACAAAATTTATGGTTTGGGTGGCAATGACTATATTCAGGCTGGTCATGGGAGCGATACTGTTTATGGTGGTACTGGTAACGATACCCTGATAGGTTGGTTAGGTGATGACTACCTCTATGGTGAAGATGGTAACGACAAACTGTATGGTGGAGAAGGTTATGATATTCTCTATGGTGGTAATGGCAAAGATACTCTTTATGGTGGTAATGGCAACGATACTCTTTATGGTGGTAATGGTGACGACTATCTAGATGGTGATAGTGGTAGTGACTACATCAGTGGTGGTAATGGTAAGGATATTCTCTATGGTGGAGATTATAACAGCCTATATGGTGAAAGTGGAAATGATACCCTAGTTGGTGGTGCTGGTGCAGACAAATTCGTCTTCAACAACAAGTATGAAGGTGTTGATGTCATCAAAGACTTCAGTTGGAAAGAAGGTGACAAAATCCAAGTTTCCAAATACGGTTTTGGTGCTACTTCTCTCAACCAGTTCCATTACAACAGCAGCAATGGTGCGTTATCTTACCAAGGTACTACCTTTGCTATCATCGAAAACAAACCTTCTGGTTTCAACGTTGGTTTAGACCTACAATTCGTCTAA
- a CDS encoding molybdenum cofactor biosynthesis protein MoaE produces the protein MINTVTSRIKPRVEDSFAISFAPLSLEEIYAKANDPGNGAVVVMSGTVRNQTDGKAVISLEYQAYEPMALRVFYQIAAEIREKWQQVNRVVIHHRIGHLPIGEISVLVAVGCPHRGEAFAACQYAIDTLKHNAPIWKKEHWVDGSSSWVSIGACEQSGNC, from the coding sequence ATGATAAATACAGTCACATCTAGGATTAAACCCAGAGTAGAAGATAGTTTTGCCATTAGTTTTGCACCCCTATCTCTAGAAGAAATTTACGCTAAAGCCAACGACCCCGGCAACGGTGCTGTGGTGGTAATGAGTGGCACCGTTCGCAACCAAACCGATGGAAAAGCAGTTATTTCTTTAGAATATCAAGCCTATGAACCGATGGCTTTACGGGTGTTTTACCAAATTGCTGCCGAAATACGGGAGAAATGGCAACAGGTAAACCGTGTAGTGATTCACCATCGCATCGGACATTTACCTATCGGGGAAATTAGTGTTTTAGTTGCCGTCGGTTGTCCCCATCGTGGGGAAGCTTTTGCTGCTTGTCAATATGCAATTGATACTCTCAAACATAATGCACCCATTTGGAAGAAAGAACATTGGGTGGATGGTTCTAGTAGTTGGGTAAGTATTGGAGCTTGCGAGCAATCTGGTAATTGTTAA